CGAATTCACCCGCCGCGCTCAGGAAGAGTACGGCGTGCAGTACATCCGCGGCCGTGTTTCGGCCATACAGCCCACGGTGCGTCCCGACGGCAAGGTCGGCTACATCGTGCGCGGCGCGGATACGCTGCTCGGCGAATCCGTGGAGGTCGATGCGGACATGGTGGTTCTCGCCGTGGGCGTGGAAGGCTCCAGGGGCGCGGGCAATCTTGCGGAAAAGCTCCGCATTTCCTACGACCATTTCGGCTTCTTCATGGAAAGCCATGTGAAGCTGCGCCCCGTGGAAACCAATACCGCAGGCGTGTACCTCGCCGGCGTGTGCCAGGGCCCCAAGGATATTCCCGCCTCCGTCGCACAGGGCAGCGCCGCGGCCGCCAAGGTCATGGCTCTGTTCTCCAAGCCCAAGCTTGAGAACGACCCCCAGGTCTCCGTGGTGGACATCAAGCGCTGCGTGGCCTGCGGCAAGTGCATCAAGGTCTGCCCCTATCAGGCCATCGAGGAAGTGGAGATCCGCGGTCAGAAGAAGGCCCATGTGATCGAAACGGTCTGCCAGGGCTGCGGCGTCTGCACGGCCACCTGCCCGCAGGGCGCCATTCAGGTCGCCCATTTCACTGACAATCAGCTTCTCGCGGAGGTGAACGCCCTATGTCTGTCTTAGCCGGCAAGGAGCTCCGTATCGTAGGTTTTCTGTGTAACTGGTGCTCTTACGGCGGCGCCGACACGGCCGGTACCGCCCGTGCCGTTCAGCCTACCGACCTTCGCATCATCCGCGTTCCCTGCTCGGGCCGCGTGAATCCTCTCTTCGTGCTCAAGGCCCTCATCAACGGGGCCGACGGCGTTCTGGTGTCGGGCTGCCATCCGCGCGACTGCCATTACTCCGCGGGCAACTACTACGCCCGTCGCCGTCTGGAAATGCTCAAGCAGTTTCTGCCCGTCATCGGCATCAACCCCGACCGCTTCGAGTACACCTGGGTTTCCGCCTCCGAAGGTCAGCGCTGGAAGGACGTGGTGACCAACTTCACGAACCGCATCCATGCCCTCGGCCCGGCCCCCCGCTGGGAAGACGTGCCCGCCCGGTACGACAGACCCGAGGAACTCGTGGAGTCCATCCGTCCTCTGGGCTGCGGCGAACATCCCTCCCTGCCCGAACTCAAACAGGCCATCAAGGACGCCCTGGCGGGCGGCCTGGAAGGCGTGCTCGGCTGGAAGCAGGGCTTCGACGCCGTACATGCGGAACCTGTGTTCATGACCACGCCCGAAGAAGTGGATTCCCTCATCTGGGGCCCCTTCAACGTGCACAACCTCGCCGTATATCTGCCCCAGTACAAGGGCCGCAAGATAGGCGTGGTGGTCAAGGGCTGCGACAGCAAGGGCGTTGTGGAACTTCTGGCCGAAGAGCTCATTTCCCGCGAGGATGTGAAGATCTTCGGCATGGGCTGCAACGGCACGGTGAACGTGTCCCGCGTGCTGGCGAAGCTCCCCGAAGGAGCGAAGGTGGAATCCTTCACGGGCAAGGGCAACAGGCTCATCGTCACCGCCGATGGTCAGGAATACGAAATGACCATGGCTGAAGTGGCGCAGGACAAGTGCCGCACCTGCACCAGGCCCAACGCCGTGCTTTCCGACGTGTTTGTGGGCAGACCCACCATCGAGCCCGAGGAACCTGCCGACGGCCGCAGCCCCGCGCTGCGCTTCCTCGACTCCCTGAGCCTTGAGGAACGCATGGGCTACTGGAAGGGCCAGATGGAACGCTGCATCGCCTGCCATGCCTGCCGCGGCGCCTGCCCCATGTGCGTATGCCGCGACCACTGCGTGTCCGATTCGCGCGATCCCGCGTGGGTCACGCAGGAAGACACCGTGCAGCAGAAGCTGTTCTTCCAGCTCATCCACGCCCAGCATCTCGCCGGGCGCTGCACGGGCTGCACCGAATGCGAACGCGCCTGCCCCATGGACATTCCCGTGTTCGCGCTCAAGCAGCAGTTTGGCCGCATGATTAAGAAGATCTTCAGCTACGGCGCGGGCCTTGATGTGAACGCCACGCCTCCGCTGCTCACCTATCAGGTGGAAGAACCGACTATCAAGGAGCGTGATCTGGCATGAGCAGTCTCCTTTTCGCAACACCGAAAGAGCTGACGGGCTGGCTTTCCCACCTGGCCTCAGGCTATCGCGTGCTGGCTCCCCGCAAGGAAGGCCCCAGCGTGGTCTATCGCCCGCATACGGCGGAAGAACTCGCCTCCGCCGATGTGGATGCGCTGCTTCGCCGCGCCACGGCTTCTCCCAAGCAGGCCATGCTGCCCCAGTGTGAAACGCTGGTGACCTTCAAGTCCGTGAAGAACGAGGAAGACCCCTCGAAGCTGACCACCACGCTGGAAAATCCCTGTCAGGCCGAACCCACGGTACTTTTCGGCTGCCGCCCCTGCGACGCGCGCGGCTTCGTGGTGCTCGACCGCCCCTACCTGGAAGGAAAGTTCAAGGACCCGTACTACGGCGCCCGCCGCAAGGCCACCGTCATCGTGACGCAGGCCTGTCCCACGGCCTTCTCTTCCTGTTTCTGCAACTGGGTGGGGAGCCATCCTTCCGATAAGGAAGGTTCCGACGTCTTCTTCACCGCCGTGGAAGGCGGCTTCGTGCTGGAAGCGGTGACGGAAAAGGGCGCCTCCCTGCTGGAAGGCGCGGGCTTTGCCGACGCTGCCGACAGGGTCGCCGATGTGGAAGCTGCTCATGTCGCCGCAGCAGCCTCCCTGCCTGCGCCCTCCACGCTGACCCATGTGGCCGAAAAGGTGGCTTCCCGCTTCACCGATACGGCCTTCTGGGAAAAGGAAACGGTCAAGTGCCTTTCCTGCGGCGCGTGCACCTACCTGTGCCCCACCTGCCAGTGCTTCACCATTACCGATGAAGGCTCGCAGCTGGACGGCCGCCGCCTGCGCAGCTGGGATTCCTGCATGTCTCCGCTCTTTACGCTGGAGACGAGCGGGCACAATCCCCGTCCGAGCAAGGCCGACCGTATGCGCAACCGCGTCAGCCACAAGTTCAGCTTCTACCCTGAACGCTACGACGGCTTCTTCTCCTGCGTGGGCTGCGGCCGCTGCGTGGTGAGCTGCCCCGTGTCGCTGGATATCCGGCACATGGTGAAGGCCGCCGTGGAAGGCGCGACCATCGAAATCAAGGAAGAAGCGGCTCCCGCTCCTGCGGAAGCCCCTGCGCCCGAAGCTGCCGCGGTGGAAGTCCCCGTGGAAGCTGCGGCTGCGGAAAAGGCCGCTGCGCCCACCCCGGTGGAAGCTCCCGCCCCTGCGGAAGCCGCTCCCGAAGCTGCGGCGGAAGAAGTCGCCGTGGCGGAAGCGCCTGCCGAAGCTCCGGCTGCGGAAGTCGTCGAAGCCCCCAAGGCTCAGGTCAAGGCATCCGCGCCGAAAGCCGCGCCGAAGACTTCCCGTTCTTCCAAAAGCAAGGCCAAGAAGAGGTAAGGAGAGACTATGAGCGAACATAACTGCGGCTGCAGCAAGAATCCTTACCTGCCTGAAGTCGCCACGGTTCTGGAAGTCATCACGGAATCGCCCACCATCAAGTCGTTCCGCGTGCGCTTCGACAATGAGGAAGCCTGGAACAGCTTCACCTACCAGCCCGGTCAGGTGGGGCAGCTTTCCGTGTTCGGCGTGGGCGAATCCACGTTCGTCATCAACACTCCGCCTTCATGCAGGGATTACCTTCAGTTTTCCGTCATGCGCGCAGGCGAGGTGACCACCGCCATCCACAAGCTGCAGCCCGGCGACAAGGTGGGCGTGCGTGCTCCTCTGGGGAACTATTTCCCCTATGAGCAGTGGAAGGGCAAGAACATCGTGTTCGTGGGCGGCGGCATCGGCATGGCGCCCATCCGCACCATCATGCTGCACGTCATGGAGCACGCTTCCGAGTACGGCAAGCTCAGCCTGCTGTACGGCGCGCGTTCTCCCGAAGACATGGCCTTCAAGGGCGACCTGCCCGGTTGGCTGGAGAGCGACGTTCTGCACACCACGCTCACCATCGACCGCGAAGCGCCCAACTGGCCTCACCGCGTGGGCATGATTCCCAACGTGCTCAAGGAACTCGCCCCCAGCCCGGACAACACCATCGCCGTGCTCTGCGGCCCGCCCATCATGATCAAGTTCACGCTGGCGGCGTTCCGCGAACTGGGCTTCAAGGATGAGAACATCATCACCACCCTTGAGCGCCGCATGAAGTGCGGTATCGGCATCTGCGGGCGCTGCAATCTGGGCGGCAAGTTCGTCTGCCTGGACGGTCCCGTGTTCTCGCAGGCTCAGCTCAACGAGCTGCCCCCGGAAATGTAGTCTGACATCCTTTTGAAAAAAGGCCCCTTCCCAGGAAGGGGCCTTTTCGCGTCTTCGGCCGGGGAACGCCTTTCCTCCGGCCGGGGGCCGGCTCCGCCCGCCATGTTCCGGCAAAAGCGGGGAGACCGGAAGAGGAAAGACTCCGGTCCGGCATATTGCCTGCGGGAAACGCGGAAGCTCCGGGAAGAGCGGAACATGAACGGACGGAACGGAGAAACGCGGCGCGACCGGTGACGCCCCGTTGGGGGGATAGGCTCGGGGCGCGTTATGCCGCATGTCCGCCTTCCATGAAGTGCCGGAAGGCGGAGCTCATGTTTTTTCAGGACCGGGGCGTTTTCCCGGAAGGGCGGATTTTTGAAACAAGAGGCGGCGTTCTCGAGAACGGGAAGGACTCGCAGAGCGTTCTTCCGCGCGGGGCGGCGGTCGCAAAAGCGGCGGTAGAGAAGAAAAAAGCCACGGCAGAACCGTGGCTTGAAGGAAGGCGGTTCCGCCCTCCGTCAGGAGGGCATGTCCGCGATGACGGCGTCGGCGACATCGGGAATGAGGGAAAGGTCGAGGTCGCAGGGCGGGGCTTCAAGCACGCGGCGGGCCGTAAGATAGTGACGGTTCCAGTAGGAGGCGTTCAGCTTTTCGATGCGGACGGAGGAACCGGCGGAAGGACTGTGGATGAAGCGCCCGTCGCCGAGGTAGATGGCGGAATGCCTGCCGTTGGGCGTATTGGCGATGCGGAAGATGATGATGTCGCCGGGCAGAAGGTCCTCTCTGTCTACCGCATGCCCGGCACGGGACTGCCGCACCGAATCGCGCGGCACAGTAACACCGTATTTGGAGAACACCCAGTACACGAAGCCGGAACAGTCGAAACCGGACTTGGGGGAGGCTCCGCCGGACCGGTAGCGAATGCCGATATGTTGCCGGGCAATGTCGGCCACGTCTTCCCCGAGACTCATGACGGTAGGGCAGAGATTGGTACGGTACACGACCGGGGAATGGGGGCCGGGCAGTATTCCTTCCGTGGAAGCGGAGGATGCGGGCTGTGTCTGAGGAGCGGGAAGAATTTCTCCGCCCTTTTTGGGCTGGCAGGCGCACAGACAAAGAGACGCCGCTCCGGCGCAGAGAAAGAGAGAGAAAGTGCGGGAACGTGGGAACATGAGGGCTCCTTTGCGTGCCGCAGAAAACGGAACGTCTGAGAAAGAGGGGCAGGGCGGCGGCGAAAAAAAGCCCCGTCAGGGGAATTTTTTTCAGGATGCTTCGGAAGCGTCCCTCTGTCAAGCACGCGAAAAAAAGCCATGATGCGGCGGAACCATGGCGGAAGGCAATGATTTTCCGTTATGCAGCAAAGGGAAAGGGCCGTGCCGTGCGTTCGGCCGGAACCGGGGCGGGAATCTTTCAGCCCCGCTTTTCCGGCTGAGGCGGAAAGCCTGCTTTTTACCGGCTACTTGAACCAGCCTTTTTTGAAGAAGAACAGCAGCAGCGACACGGTGATGAAAAACATGATTCCGAGCACTGCAAAGTAGCCGTATTCCCAGTCCAGTTCCGGCATGAAGTGAAAATTCATGCCGTAAATGCCCGCAATGACGCTGAGCGGCATGCAGAGCGAGGTGAGCACCGTGAGTACGCGCAGCCTGTAATCCGTTTTTCTCTGAGCGTGGAGCAGGCAGTCGTTGTGCAGATCGCGCAGCCGTATTTCCAGCTGATCCTGGCTGCGTACCACATGATTCTGGCTTTCCATGATGTCGCGCAGTTCCGTCTTCAGGTGCTGGAGGGGAAGATTCTGCGCCTGTATGCTCTGCAGGGCAGCCATGCAGTAATGCTGATCTTCGAACTGCGAATACAGGCGCGCCACACGGCGGCGGAGGGCGATGAGTTCCTCCTGTCGTATGTTGTCCGGCTCGTCGTCGATACGGTCGGCCAGATTTTCCACTGCCGAACGGGCGGCCATGTACTGGAGGGTGCTGATGTCCGTGCAGACGTCCAGAATGAACAGCAGAAGAGCCTGACTGGAAAACTCCGCAGGCTGGTTGCCGTTTTCCAGCCTCTGGCGCGCCCTGTCGAACAGCGGGGACTGATCGGGCCCGATGCTGAACACGGCGTTCTTCACGCACAGAAGCATGACGTAGAAGGCCTCTTCGCCGTTCCAGCGGGAACGTTGGGGAAAGCGGAGAAAAAGGCAGCTGCGGCTGACATCCACGGAAGGAAAGCGGACGGGAATGGTGCAGGCGGTAACGGCTTCCTCCTCCACTCCCATGCCGCGAAGGACGTCGGCGAGGGCCTCGCGTTCCTGTTCCGATTCCTCCTTCAGGCGGATATCATGCCAGGCAACGGCCGTCTCCTCCGTTTTGTGGTCAAGCCATACGCCGTCGGATATGTTCAGATAGGAGTGTCGTATGTCCATGGGGCAAGGCTAGCACGAAAGTCGCACAGGGAAAAGAAGCTGAGGGTGAGAAAGGAGCGGAGCAGGCTTTTTCGGGCCTTGCCTTCCCGCTCCGCCGAAGGCGGAAGCGCGTCGGATCTACAACAGAAACCTTTTTATCCTGACGAGGGTTGAGGCATATTTTTCCGGTATGGGAATGCGCCTTCCCTGTACGAATTCGGCAAGGGCGTTGTCGATACCGGGCACGGAAGAGCCCGCCTTCCTCAGGCATATCCGGCTTCCGTCGTCGGTGATGGAGTCATCGCGCACGGTCACCGTAATGTCCTGCTTCATGCCGTTGATGGAAAAATTGACCATGAGGCTCATATCCTCACGGCAGACGATGCTGTGGATATGGAGAAAATCCGAAAGTCGACGATTAAGGAGTGACATGACTTTTCCGTTGTCCAGAATGAACTGCAGGATGTTGCGTTTGATGTTCATGGCCGGACTGTCCTGAAGTTCCATGACGGGGGCCTGTTTTCAGACAGGGCTTTTGCCGGAAGGCAAGGGACGTGCAGGGAAAGTCGCCGGGCAGAAATGGCTTCTGCCCGGCCAGGATTGCTTTAGCTGTCGGCACGGGGCCTGCCGCCGTGCCGACGGCGCTTCGAAGGGGCGGAGCGGGAAGCCTCAGATGCCTTCGCGTTCACGCCATGCCGCAAAGTCGATACGGGCACGGTCGGCCATTTCCGCCTTGCGGGCCTTCTTCTTCGTGCGTTCGGCCAGCTCCGGCATGAGGCCGAAATGAATGTTGGAAGGGGTGAACTGCCGGGAGGGCGTACGAAGGTGATTCATGAGCGCGCCGAGGGCCGTGGTCTGCGGGGGAAGGGCGAGTTCCCTGCCCGTGGCCCGGGCGGCAAGCAGCATGCCCAGCCACAGGCCGCAGGCTGCGGATTCCACATAGCCTTCCACCCCGGTTATCTGCCCGGCAAGGTGCACATGGGGACGCGCCTTCAGCGAAAGGTCGTCGTTCAGGCATTCGGGGGCGTTGACGTAGGTGTTGCGGTGCACGCTGCCGAAACGCAGAAATTCCGCATGAGCAAGGCCGGGGACGAGGCGGAACACCCTGTCCTGCGCGCCGTAGGTCATTTTCGTCTGACAGCCCACAAGGTTGAAGGACGTACGTTCGGCGTTTTCGGCCCTGAGCTGGAGCAGGGCATAGGGGCGGCGGCCCGTGCGCGGGTCCGTGAAGCCCACGGGCTTGAGCGGCCCGAAGGTAAGGGTGCGGTCGCCGCGGTCGGCCAGCGCCTCGATGGGCATGCAGCCTTCGAAGTGTATTTCCTTTTCAAAGTCGTGGGCGGGCACGCGCTCGGCCTCGCGCAGGGCTTCGTAGAAGGCCGTATATTCGCTGCGCGTCATGGGGCAGTTCAGGTAGTCGCCGTTTTCCTCGGCCTGGGGATCGACCATGGTTTCCATGGGCTTTTCCAGAAAGGGCGCGTCGTCGGAGTAGGGGGGCGGGGCGTCGTTGCCGTAGCGGGAGCCGCGGAACGCTATGCTCATATCCACGGAGTCGGCCCGTACGATGGGGGCGATGGCGTCGTAGAAGTACAGACGGCCCGGGCCGTCTTCGGGAGAGATGACGGCAGAGAGCGAAGCGGCGAGATTTTCCGAAATGAGCGGCCCTGCGGCCACGATGACGGTTTTCCCTTCCAGTTCCGGCGCGTCGAGGTCCGGTATCTGCCGCCGCACGAGGGTGATGAGGGGTTCTTCCTCCACGCGGCGGGTGAGTTCCCGGCTGAACAGCTCCCTGTCCACGGCAAGAGCCTTGCCCGCAGGAACGGAACAGGTTTTCGCGATATCCATGGTCACGCTGGACAGATCGCGCATTTCCTCCTTGAGCAGGCCCACGCCGGACCCCTGAGCGTCGTTGGAGCGGAAGGAATTGGAACAGACGAGTTCTCCGAGCAGCGGGCTGGTGTGGGCGGGGGAGAAGGCTTCCGGCTTCTGTTCATAGAGCGTGCAGGGGAGATGGGCGCGGGCAAGAGCGAAGGCGCATTCGCACCCCGCGAGGCCGCCGCCTATGATGACGAAAGCGGGCGTTGACATATCCATGGTGACTCCGTGAAGGCAAGGGCGATATCGCCGTTGAATGGTGCGCTTCGGCGCGGCACAACCTTACTGGAAGACGCGCGGGAAGTCACTCTTTTATGCGTACGCCGGAAAAGTCCGCTTTTTACCAGAAAAATAGCGGTATGCGCTTGACAGGGCATAGCGGCACTTTTTATGACCTTATAGAAAGAATTCATCGAAACACCCTCCCGGTAGGAAAAGGCCTGCCGTTGAGCGGACGCGATGGATCTTTTTTTGTAATTCCCTCTCTCCGGGGAGGGAGTGCGGCACCCGTCCGCCGGCGGAAAAATCCGGGACGGGGCCTCTGTGGATTGAAACATTGAGCCGATGCGGGAGTATGCTTCCGTATCCATGAGAAATTCAAACCCCAGTGGAGATTCGTATGTCCATAGCTTTGGAGAACCAACGCACCTATGCTCTTGTCGGCACGGGCGGCAGCGGTAAGACTTCGCTTGCAGAAATGCTTCTTTTTCAGGCCGGTATCATCAATCGTCTTGGCGCCATAGAAGAGGGTACCACGGCTCTGGACTACGAACCGGAAGAAATCAAGCGCCGCGGCTCCATTCAGCCCGGTTTCGCCACCTTCGACTGGAAGGGATTCCGTCATAACCTTGTGGATATTCCCGGCGATTCCAACTTCTCCGCCGACATGGAATGGCTGCTTTCCGCCGTGGACAGCGCCGTCATCGTGGTGGACGCCGTGGACGGCGTGCGCCCGCAGATGCGCCGTATGTGG
Above is a window of Mailhella massiliensis DNA encoding:
- a CDS encoding magnesium transporter CorA family protein, yielding MDIRHSYLNISDGVWLDHKTEETAVAWHDIRLKEESEQEREALADVLRGMGVEEEAVTACTIPVRFPSVDVSRSCLFLRFPQRSRWNGEEAFYVMLLCVKNAVFSIGPDQSPLFDRARQRLENGNQPAEFSSQALLLFILDVCTDISTLQYMAARSAVENLADRIDDEPDNIRQEELIALRRRVARLYSQFEDQHYCMAALQSIQAQNLPLQHLKTELRDIMESQNHVVRSQDQLEIRLRDLHNDCLLHAQRKTDYRLRVLTVLTSLCMPLSVIAGIYGMNFHFMPELDWEYGYFAVLGIMFFITVSLLLFFFKKGWFK
- a CDS encoding 4Fe-4S dicluster domain-containing protein, with the translated sequence MSSLLFATPKELTGWLSHLASGYRVLAPRKEGPSVVYRPHTAEELASADVDALLRRATASPKQAMLPQCETLVTFKSVKNEEDPSKLTTTLENPCQAEPTVLFGCRPCDARGFVVLDRPYLEGKFKDPYYGARRKATVIVTQACPTAFSSCFCNWVGSHPSDKEGSDVFFTAVEGGFVLEAVTEKGASLLEGAGFADAADRVADVEAAHVAAAASLPAPSTLTHVAEKVASRFTDTAFWEKETVKCLSCGACTYLCPTCQCFTITDEGSQLDGRRLRSWDSCMSPLFTLETSGHNPRPSKADRMRNRVSHKFSFYPERYDGFFSCVGCGRCVVSCPVSLDIRHMVKAAVEGATIEIKEEAAPAPAEAPAPEAAAVEVPVEAAAAEKAAAPTPVEAPAPAEAAPEAAAEEVAVAEAPAEAPAAEVVEAPKAQVKASAPKAAPKTSRSSKSKAKKR
- a CDS encoding hydrogenase iron-sulfur subunit — protein: MSVLAGKELRIVGFLCNWCSYGGADTAGTARAVQPTDLRIIRVPCSGRVNPLFVLKALINGADGVLVSGCHPRDCHYSAGNYYARRRLEMLKQFLPVIGINPDRFEYTWVSASEGQRWKDVVTNFTNRIHALGPAPRWEDVPARYDRPEELVESIRPLGCGEHPSLPELKQAIKDALAGGLEGVLGWKQGFDAVHAEPVFMTTPEEVDSLIWGPFNVHNLAVYLPQYKGRKIGVVVKGCDSKGVVELLAEELISREDVKIFGMGCNGTVNVSRVLAKLPEGAKVESFTGKGNRLIVTADGQEYEMTMAEVAQDKCRTCTRPNAVLSDVFVGRPTIEPEEPADGRSPALRFLDSLSLEERMGYWKGQMERCIACHACRGACPMCVCRDHCVSDSRDPAWVTQEDTVQQKLFFQLIHAQHLAGRCTGCTECERACPMDIPVFALKQQFGRMIKKIFSYGAGLDVNATPPLLTYQVEEPTIKERDLA
- a CDS encoding FAD/NAD(P)-binding protein yields the protein MSEHNCGCSKNPYLPEVATVLEVITESPTIKSFRVRFDNEEAWNSFTYQPGQVGQLSVFGVGESTFVINTPPSCRDYLQFSVMRAGEVTTAIHKLQPGDKVGVRAPLGNYFPYEQWKGKNIVFVGGGIGMAPIRTIMLHVMEHASEYGKLSLLYGARSPEDMAFKGDLPGWLESDVLHTTLTIDREAPNWPHRVGMIPNVLKELAPSPDNTIAVLCGPPIMIKFTLAAFRELGFKDENIITTLERRMKCGIGICGRCNLGGKFVCLDGPVFSQAQLNELPPEM
- a CDS encoding C40 family peptidase, translating into MFPRSRTFSLFLCAGAASLCLCACQPKKGGEILPAPQTQPASSASTEGILPGPHSPVVYRTNLCPTVMSLGEDVADIARQHIGIRYRSGGASPKSGFDCSGFVYWVFSKYGVTVPRDSVRQSRAGHAVDREDLLPGDIIIFRIANTPNGRHSAIYLGDGRFIHSPSAGSSVRIEKLNASYWNRHYLTARRVLEAPPCDLDLSLIPDVADAVIADMPS
- the trmFO gene encoding methylenetetrahydrofolate--tRNA-(uracil(54)-C(5))-methyltransferase (FADH(2)-oxidizing) TrmFO, which produces MSTPAFVIIGGGLAGCECAFALARAHLPCTLYEQKPEAFSPAHTSPLLGELVCSNSFRSNDAQGSGVGLLKEEMRDLSSVTMDIAKTCSVPAGKALAVDRELFSRELTRRVEEEPLITLVRRQIPDLDAPELEGKTVIVAAGPLISENLAASLSAVISPEDGPGRLYFYDAIAPIVRADSVDMSIAFRGSRYGNDAPPPYSDDAPFLEKPMETMVDPQAEENGDYLNCPMTRSEYTAFYEALREAERVPAHDFEKEIHFEGCMPIEALADRGDRTLTFGPLKPVGFTDPRTGRRPYALLQLRAENAERTSFNLVGCQTKMTYGAQDRVFRLVPGLAHAEFLRFGSVHRNTYVNAPECLNDDLSLKARPHVHLAGQITGVEGYVESAACGLWLGMLLAARATGRELALPPQTTALGALMNHLRTPSRQFTPSNIHFGLMPELAERTKKKARKAEMADRARIDFAAWREREGI